The following proteins come from a genomic window of Daphnia carinata strain CSIRO-1 chromosome 6, CSIRO_AGI_Dcar_HiC_V3, whole genome shotgun sequence:
- the LOC130690147 gene encoding extracellular tyrosine-protein kinase PKDCC-like translates to MNYSRQWRYKMFLGLMILYMASACIVALTLLWTTVAQYRIKNLNDISENQYLVPICAPSKSDTDTDPHMNCHLLDSLIYEKFIANGWTKIVYSAKVDSQSIAIKTVNLKGKDVTDCAKTNSVLACHNKAVEKLVREISLLKQLKHATIIQLKHYCTKTAEESPCMKYAVIATEIGEPLTNLKLLQMTWNQRRQIIVDLATLVNYAQQSPIGVLGLPDLRRPQFVLVNGHIKLTDLDDIIVGEPSCATNNDCSNFNITIKCISSRCEGYNSKLNIQKSFQEFGPYIFLMEGVPREKRMNLDRLRQLWQQNNVTTEQLLSDAKLL, encoded by the exons ATGAATTATTCACGGCAATGGCGATATAAGATGTTTCTTGGATTGATGATTCTTTACATGGCATCGGCTTGTATAGTGGCCTTAACTTTGTTATGGACCACAGTGGCACAGTACAGAATTAAAAATCTAAATGATATTTCCGAGAATCAATACCTAGTCCCAATCTGTGCTCCAAGCAAATCGGATACAGACACAGATCCACACATGAATTGTCATTTGCTTGACAGTTTAAtatatgaaaaatttattgcCAATGGTTGGACAAAAATAGTCTACAGTGCCAAGGTGGATAGTCAATCAATAGCTATCAAAACAGtcaatttaaaaggaaaagatgtCACTGATTGTGCCAAAACCAATTCTGTGCTTGCGTGCCATAACAAAGCAGTTGAAAAATTAGTCAGAGAAATTAGTCTTTTAAAACAGCTGAAGCATGCAACCATAATTCAGCTCAAACATTATTGTACTAAGACAGCAGAAGAGAGCCCTTGCATGAAATATGCAGTCATTGCTACTGAAATTGGTGAACCATTGACCAATCTAAAACTTCTGCAAATGACATGGAATCAACGAAGACAAATCATTGTAGATCTTGCCACTTTGGTTAACTATGCCCAGCAAAGCCCCATTGGTGTTTTGGGCTTACCCGATTTAAGAAGACCACAATTTGTGTTAGTGAATGGCCATATAAAACTGACTGATCTCGACGATATCATCGTCGGGGAGCCTAGTTGTGCAACTAATAATGATTGCTCAA ACTTCAACATTACCATCAAGTGTATTTCAAGTCGATGTGAAGGATACAACtcaaaattaaatattcaGAAGTCTTTCCAGGAATTTGGACCATACATTTTTCTAATGGAAGGTGTCCCTAGAGAGAAGCGAATGAACCTTGATAGGCTCCGTCAGTTGTGGCAGCAGAACAACGTGACTACAGAGCAGTTGCTGTCAGATGCCAAATTGCTATGA
- the LOC130690108 gene encoding LOW QUALITY PROTEIN: U4/U6.U5 tri-snRNP-associated protein 1-like (The sequence of the model RefSeq protein was modified relative to this genomic sequence to represent the inferred CDS: inserted 1 base in 1 codon), whose translation MASRKEKPVTGKGSNPNSAEDDRPTANSTNETSISVEETNRIRAKLGLKPLETGEKNSTVESSSDKKDVHVPAENLREKKTTEELRRKLDERREKRKIEQKLAQVRTIVQTATTEDDDAVSWVEKSRKLQKQKEEAAKRAKMLEEMDEAFGVADMVTTELIKQKAKAYTSKDLRGLKVEHDRENILEGKDVVLTLKDQNILQEEGDVLVNVNLIDTERYKKNNEIKKQRPGYQPFEEEEVDELGIPKSKXLLAKYDTEIDGEKRDSFVLGKAGDEEAKLKAQKLMKDKLLLQQKKIESLESRPLQIASEYYTAEEMVSFKKVKRRVKKGGTKGNRVLKADDLIQGTGEEVVSSDLGSRKRKMEEEAVEDLSGFKVTIEESQKEIRQAIMKANKLKEKKVEQWDMTTVARSIKREPVEENESMEEDPMKSSIILNATAEFCRTLGDIPTYGMAGNRDEDEDELMDFERQLAEERRRNQEKEERKREAERLQERGGWNVLERDNEQGSDDSMDVDRHEKDNATVILDEEPDVGSGMAAALKLAMSKGYLEKEEKKRIVISKSAQELQAQRYTIEDKATEDDKYSRRNRFDGPVVEFKDKEGYKPLPKLEYMDDNGKPMSTKEAFRHLSHKFHGKGSGKLKSEKRAKKDEDKMLMNRMSSTDTPLNTLKKLQDKQKELQSPYVVLSGKMAPTSIVKPGKGKK comes from the exons aTGGCGTCGCGCAAAGAGAAACCTGTGACAG GAAAGGGAAGCAATCCAAATTCAGCGGAAGATGACAGACCAACAGCTAATTCTACCAATGAAACTTCTATATCAGTTGAAGAAACTAACAGAATAAGAGCCAAACTTGGTTTGAAGCCATTGgaaactggagaaaaaaattccACTGTCGAATCCAGTTCTGATAAAAAAGATGTTCATGTCCCGGCAG agaacttgcgtgaaaaaaagacaacagaaGAGTTAAGACGTAAGCTGGATGAAagacgggaaaaaagaaaaattgaacaaaagcTTGCACAAGTGCGTACCATTGTgcaaacagcaacaacagaagATGATGATGCTGTTAGCTGGGTGGAAAAATCCAGGAAattgcagaaacaaaaagaagaggctGCAAAACGGGCAAAAATGCTTGAAGAAATGGATGAAGCATTTGGTGTTGCGGATATGGTAACAACAGaattgataaaacaaaaagccaaAGCATACACTAGCAAAGATCTGCGAGGATTAAAAGTGGAACATGACAGG gaaaacataTTAGAAGGAAAAGATGTTGTATTGACTCTGAAAGATCAGAACATATTGCAAGAGGAAGGGGACGTCCTTGTAAATGTAAATCTGATAGATACAGAAAGAtacaaaaagaacaatgaaATCAAGAAACAGAGACCTGGTTACCAGccttttgaagaagaagaagttgatGAATTGGGTATTCCAAAATCCA ATCTTCTGGCTAAATATGACACTGAAATAgatggagaaaaaagagacagcTTCGTTCTAG GTAAAGCTGGTGATGAAGAAGCCAAACTAAAAGCGCAAAAGTTGATGAAAGACAAATTACTATTGCAGCAGAAGAAAATTGAGTCGCTAGAATCCCGGCCGCTGCAAATTGCCTCTGAGTACTATACGGCAGAAGAAATGGTTTCCTTCAAGAAAGTAAAGCGTCGCGTGAAAAAAGGTGGAACGAAGGGCAATCGTGTATTAAAAGCCGACGATCTTATTCAAGGAACAGGAGAAGAAGTAGTTTCATCAGACTTAGGATCTCGAAAGAGGAAAATGGAGGAAGAGGCTGTGGAAG ATTTGAGCGGTTTCAAGGTCACAATAGAAGagtcacaaaaagaaattcgacaAGCAATAATGAAGGCGAACAagctcaaagaaaaaaaggttgagCAATGGGACATGACTACAGTGGCGAGGTCAATAAAACGCGAACCAgttgaagaaaacgaaagtatgGAAGAAGACCCGATGAAAAGTAGTATCATACTTAATGCAACGGCAGAGTTTTGTCGAACTCTTGGAGATATTCCTACATATGGCATGGCAGGAAATCGtgacgaagacgaagatgagTTAATG GATTTTGAGCGACAGTTAGCAGAAGAACGTagaagaaatcaagaaaaagaagaacggaAGAGGGAAGCCGAAAGACTTCAGGAACGCGGAGGATGGAACGTATTGGAACGCGATAACGAGCAAGGATCCGACGACAGCATGGATGTTGATCGTCACGAAAAAG ATAACGCTACCGTTATATTGGATGAAGAACCTGATGTCGGCTCGGGAATGGCGGCTGCTCTAAAATTGGCCATGAGCAAAGGCTACCTCgagaaagaggagaaaaagagGATTGTAATTTCCAAATCCGCACAAGAATTGCAAGCGCAGCGTTACACAATAGAAGACAAAGCAAC GGAAGATGATAAGTACTCCAGAAGAAATCGGTTCGATGGTCCGGTTGTTGAATTCAAAGACAAAGAAGGCTATAAACCTTTGCCAAAACTCGAATACATGGACGATAATGGCAAACCCATGTCGACAAAAGAAGCTTTCCG GCATCTATCACACAAATTTCATGGAAAAGGATCTGGCAAGCTTAAATCCGAAAAGCGAGCCAAAAAGGATGAAGACAAAATG TTAATGAACCGAATGTCGTCGACAGATACACCATTAAAcacgttaaaaaaattgcAGGACAAGCAGAAAGAATTGCAAAGCCCATACGTGGTTCTTAGCGGGAAAATGGCACC AACGTCAATAGTGAAACCTGGCAAAGGGAAAAAGTGA
- the LOC130690171 gene encoding uncharacterized protein LOC130690171 translates to MANKPANCREMRLFIFLVLFVTWIYCDKSFENDSNTQLIEENRVKRTLVGSPTANPSRLNVILQTAQTRVTSTLIRSLVSLERRWLEVSSNVSETISYIVRGIISILSIVFSPLIYLAKVAAQPPTFSRKKRNADLDVLHMEFSLPEWMNQMESWMKMHKPSEHRYRCCFYPTEPRPGGLVRCFPLLSKYVYPWNNPCSKENGFRDVVVSKDYKLHY, encoded by the exons ATGGCCAACAAACCAGCAAATTGCAGGGAAATGCGTCTGTTCATCttccttgttttatttgtgACATGGATATATTGTGACAAATCATTCGAGAATGATAGCAACACACAGTTAATCGAG GAAAATCGTGTTAAAAGAACCCTTGTCGGTTCACCAACTGCAAACCCATCTCGGCTGAACGTGATTCTACAGACGGCACAAACGAGAGTGACTTCGACTTTGATTCGTTCGCTTGTCAGTTTAGAACGAAGATGGTTGGAGGTCTCATCGAATGTATCTGAAACAATCAGCTACATAGTTCGCGGCATTATCTCTATACTATCCATCGTATTCTCTCCATTAATATATCTGGCGAAAGTAGCAGCTCAACCCCCCACCTTTTCCAGAAAGAAACGTAATGCAGATCTGGATGTACTTCATATGGAGTTTTCTCTCCCAGAATGGATGAATCAAATGGAATCGTGGATGAAGATGCACAAGCCATCCGAACACAGGTATAGATGTTGTTTCTACCCAACAGAACCGCGACCTGGAGGATTGGTCAGATGTTTTCCTTTGTTATCCAAGTACGTGTACCCATGGAATAATCCCtgttcaaaagaaaatggtttccgCGATGTCGTCGTTAGCAAAGACTATAAATTGCATTATTAA